Part of the Cydia fagiglandana chromosome 26, ilCydFagi1.1, whole genome shotgun sequence genome, GAAAAACCATATCAGTGTGAAATATGTCAAAAAAGGTTTACTCAATCCAGTcaagtaaaaatacataaacgATGCCACACTGGCGAAAAACCATATCAATGTGAAGTGTGTCAAAAAAAGTTTGCCCAATCGAGTCAATTAAAATCACATAAACCATCCCACACTGGTGAAAAACCATACCAATGTGAAGTGTGTAAAAAAAGGTTTAACCAAAGAGGTGgattaaaattacataaacgATCCCACACTGGCGAAAAACCATATCAATGTGAAGTATGTCAAAAGCAATTCAGCGACCCGAGTCATGCAAAGATTCATAAACTATTACACACTGGCGAAAAACCATACCAATGTGAactatgtgaaaaaaaattcactcaattggttcatttaaaaaatcataaacgATCTCACACTGGCGAAAAACCATACCAATGTGAACTATGTGAAAAAAGATTCACTAACTCGAATTCTTTAAAACTTCACAATCGTTTACACACTGGTGAGAAACCATATCAATGTGAAGTGTGTGAAAAAAGATTCACTCAATTGGGTAGCTTAAAAACACATAAACGACATCACATTGGCGAATAATTATATCAGTGTGAAATATATAAAGAACAATTCAGAGACTTGAGTATTGCTATCAAGCTAATACAGCGAGCATTCTACAACATTAAGGAATATTTTGCACACAATGGTGATCATGTTGTATAACACATAGCTTTTAAGTCACGAAACTAGTTAATTTAGACACTAACTTAAATAGCTATTACTTCTAGAACCAATTAGTTTTAAGACATAATTTGCATGTACCTAGCATAGTTAATATAGGTATTAAGGGGCTACCTGTGGTTtttatcgatttttgacaagttttgaatcgcaTCTCCTACATTTGCAGTACAGATTgatttataagacaaacggctatcggttcttcaatctttcatctccattcttgtctaccggattttgagaAAAAttcatacttatttttttatgatttttttgacCAGTCTAAAAAACACTTTTCGTAACTCGAGTGCTGTGATGGAtcttacatatacatatgaaatctacatatttgggttcgtctttgacgtctcggGAAGTGTGAAAACTAATTaacataaaagttatttaaagctttttaaatatatttaatgtaaTCTTAGTACATAATATGTCAATAAAGTGTATCTATTGTATACAAACATAAACTAATACGTACTGGTAAAAAAAACTTTACCAACATGAAATATGTAAGAAAACGAGGGATTAGGTGAATTGAGCATCCATTAAAATCACATACGTAAACTGGCCCACACtggcgaaaaaatatcaatgtgAAGTATGTCAAAAGCAATTCAGAGACTCAAGTACTACTAGCAAACTAATGCACCTGTCAAAAGTAAAACAATAGAAATcctttttgagaaaagtatagtGCAGTGGTTCTTCTTAAAGACTAAGAATACAAGTGGTTTACAAATGCCTgaacatacaataataataataagtaaacaTGCATAATTGATAACATAGTAGCTAGTGTGATTGTATTGTGtaataaagttgtatttattactattattatgtgggttttatttcattttcatacCCTTCTCTCCCTCGTAGTCAAAAATTTGCCTTTgaaactataatatttatactcACCGCAAAGCTAAGAGGCGAGCCAGGTCATAAAGCCATCTctttcaccaggctgtatctcatgaatcgtgatagctaggcagttgaaattttcacagatgatgtatttctgttgtcgctataacaataCCTAAAGACTGAAATCAGAGATGATAAGTTACTATAACCGGGCAATCGCAATCGTTTGCAGAAAACATTATCTTTTCCACATATCAGCTATTtacgtttcgtttcgtttttaACAAATGATTTTCACCTTGGCTTGGCACCCTGATATGTTTCAATGTTGTCGTGCATTTAGGAGCAAAAATATTGAGTTACTTACACCTAATTTCAATTTGCGACTTATATTGCTCTAAGTCGATACCGACTAGCTTCGGGTGTCGCCGAACTGCGGGCATTTGTGCCTTGGCAGTTGGCAGTACTAACTAATACGTTAACGTAAATTATAAATGCAATACAAAATATGataacattttcacagatgggaCACTCGTTGACACAGGTGGGTGTCCGCTGGCTTTGGATCGCGGAGGAACACAGCTCGCGCGGGCCTCCACCGAGCGGCTCGAGCGCTGCGACGACGCCACATCACACCACGTGCTAAGCGAGACCACGAGCGCGCAAATGCTCACTG contains:
- the LOC134677567 gene encoding zinc finger protein 239-like codes for the protein MAGCGQWIKVEPDWDLMDGLVKKEVKEEMQRVKDEPVYDDSAETTEAALSELYADHVVKDELVLGPERPHRPDVGLVVRDGALGDTGGCPLALDRGGTQLARVSTERLERCDDATSHHVLSETTSAQMLTDHNSPLSGVKQHKQVHSGEKSYPCEICKKKFRRLVELRIHTRVHTGEKPYQCEICQKRFTQSSQVKIHKRCHTGEKPYQCEVCQKKFAQSSQLKSHKPSHTGEKPYQCEVCKKRFNQRGGLKLHKRSHTGEKPYQCEVCQKQFSDPSHAKIHKLLHTGEKPYQCELCEKKFTQLVHLKNHKRSHTGEKPYQCELCEKRFTNSNSLKLHNRLHTGEKPYQCEVCEKRFTQLGSLKTHKRHHIGE